One genomic region from Flagellimonas oceani encodes:
- a CDS encoding restriction endonuclease has product MARKGRKFEVLVESLEKHALNKEGVISSPGYLMDEVTNQMREVDVLIETKIGTSNISIVLECRDRKMKQDLTWIEQLNSKLKDINADKIIAVSSSGFSKSALEKAKRYGIETRSFDEIDKNIIESWWQVTHIDFISKQFRIVYFYPYLEDKDFFKKYRIPINSEEKYILDTSENRLVSASELFQENCNQIQSLWGSLIPNGKASRDRINIDCDNPERELQFVFNEHKSKILKIEYVADIFIVGKKIPLSKVSSYTSPDSTISHIIEYDGFPIKNKNLLRIIRSKDGNSIISFGQE; this is encoded by the coding sequence ATGGCAAGAAAGGGAAGGAAATTTGAAGTATTAGTTGAATCACTTGAAAAACATGCACTAAATAAAGAGGGAGTAATTTCTTCACCGGGGTATCTGATGGATGAAGTGACCAATCAAATGAGAGAAGTTGATGTTTTGATAGAAACTAAAATTGGAACTTCCAATATTTCAATTGTTCTTGAATGCAGAGATAGGAAAATGAAACAAGACCTAACTTGGATAGAACAACTAAATTCTAAATTGAAAGATATAAATGCCGATAAGATAATTGCTGTTTCATCGTCAGGATTTAGCAAATCAGCATTGGAAAAGGCTAAACGTTACGGAATAGAAACTAGGTCATTCGATGAAATCGATAAAAATATAATTGAATCTTGGTGGCAGGTAACCCACATTGATTTTATTAGTAAGCAGTTCAGAATAGTATACTTTTATCCTTATCTAGAGGACAAAGACTTTTTCAAAAAGTATAGAATACCAATAAATTCAGAAGAAAAATACATTTTAGACACCTCTGAAAATCGTTTGGTGAGCGCATCTGAATTATTTCAAGAAAATTGTAATCAAATCCAAAGTCTTTGGGGAAGTCTCATTCCTAATGGTAAAGCGTCAAGGGATAGAATCAATATTGATTGTGATAATCCAGAAAGAGAATTGCAATTTGTTTTTAATGAGCATAAAAGTAAAATTTTAAAAATTGAATATGTTGCTGATATATTTATAGTTGGCAAGAAAATCCCACTAAGCAAAGTATCAAGTTATACTTCACCAGATTCTACCATATCTCACATAATTGAATACGATGGATTTCCAATAAAAAACAAAAACTTGCTCAGAATAATAAGAAGTAAAGATGGAAATTCTATAATATCCTTTGGGCAAGAATAA